In Aestuariibaculum lutulentum, one DNA window encodes the following:
- the cysC gene encoding adenylyl-sulfate kinase: protein MEHNKKQDYSITKSNRVDLNKHKPCLIWFTGLSGSGKSTIANLLEKELHKQEIRTYTLDGDNLRRGLNKDLGFAKEDREENLRRTAEVARLFIDAGMVVIAAFISPYNSIREMIKTIVGESYYIEVFVNTPLEVCEQRDVKGLYKKARAGEINNFTGISAPFEEPLNPTVEIKTVEVPPEEAVKRILEVLEGRI, encoded by the coding sequence ATGGAGCATAATAAAAAGCAAGACTACAGCATCACCAAAAGTAATCGTGTTGACTTAAATAAGCACAAACCCTGCTTAATCTGGTTTACAGGCCTATCTGGTTCCGGGAAATCGACGATAGCAAATCTTTTGGAAAAGGAATTGCATAAACAGGAGATACGAACCTACACGCTGGATGGTGATAATTTACGTCGTGGCTTAAATAAGGATTTAGGGTTTGCAAAAGAAGATCGGGAAGAGAATCTGCGCCGCACCGCTGAGGTGGCGCGCTTGTTTATTGATGCTGGTATGGTGGTGATTGCTGCCTTTATTTCGCCATATAACAGTATTCGGGAGATGATAAAAACCATTGTAGGGGAGTCTTATTATATTGAAGTGTTTGTGAATACGCCACTGGAGGTTTGTGAACAACGTGATGTTAAAGGCTTATATAAAAAAGCGAGAGCCGGTGAAATAAACAATTTTACAGGGATTAGTGCGCCTTTTGAGGAGCCTCTGAATCCAACAGTAGAGATTAAAACGGTAGAGGTTCCTCCTGAAGAAGCGGTAAAACGGATTTTGGAAGTGCTGGAGGGAAGGATTTAG
- a CDS encoding DegT/DnrJ/EryC1/StrS family aminotransferase — protein MINVTKTFLPPQKEYQAILERAWERGWMTNRGVLVQELEMKLKSFLDSFHIINMTNGTLPLQIAIKALGLTGEIITTPFSYVATTSSIVWEGCVPVYVDIHPEYLTIDESKIEAAITSKTSAILATHVFGNPCAVDVIQAIADKHGLKVIYDAAHCFNVKYKGQSIFNYGDVSTCSFHATKLFHTGEGGALFCKPEYYDRMFYHHNFGHQGQEAFQGLGINAKMSELQAAMGLAVLPYVSNIMEIRHKVASIYNAALKGCDLDLLKLRPETAWNYSYYPVIFNSEHALLEVKKALEAINIYPRRYFYPSLNLLPYINSVSMPIANSISKRVLCLPLYPELDEAILTKIITTIQSITL, from the coding sequence ATGATCAATGTTACCAAGACCTTTTTACCACCTCAAAAAGAATATCAGGCTATTTTGGAGAGAGCCTGGGAAAGAGGGTGGATGACAAATCGTGGTGTTTTAGTACAGGAGCTGGAAATGAAATTAAAATCTTTTCTAGACAGCTTTCATATAATTAATATGACTAATGGTACGTTGCCATTGCAAATAGCTATAAAGGCTTTAGGGTTAACAGGTGAAATTATTACAACGCCATTTAGTTATGTAGCTACCACCAGTAGTATTGTTTGGGAAGGGTGTGTTCCGGTTTATGTAGATATTCATCCCGAGTATTTGACCATTGACGAAAGCAAAATAGAAGCTGCCATAACATCTAAAACATCTGCAATTTTAGCGACTCATGTGTTTGGTAATCCTTGTGCGGTTGATGTTATTCAAGCAATAGCCGATAAGCATGGTTTAAAAGTTATTTATGATGCCGCCCATTGCTTTAATGTTAAATACAAGGGCCAGTCTATTTTTAATTATGGCGATGTGAGTACCTGTAGTTTTCATGCTACCAAATTATTTCATACCGGTGAGGGTGGTGCTTTATTTTGTAAACCTGAATATTATGATAGGATGTTTTATCATCATAACTTTGGTCATCAAGGACAGGAAGCTTTTCAGGGCTTAGGTATTAATGCTAAGATGAGTGAGTTACAGGCCGCTATGGGCTTAGCAGTATTGCCTTATGTTTCCAATATTATGGAAATACGTCATAAGGTGGCTTCCATATATAATGCAGCTTTAAAAGGTTGTGATTTAGACTTGCTTAAATTACGACCCGAGACAGCATGGAATTACAGTTATTACCCTGTAATTTTCAATTCTGAGCATGCATTGTTAGAGGTAAAAAAAGCTTTAGAAGCCATAAATATTTATCCAAGGCGTTATTTTTATCCGTCATTAAATCTATTACCTTATATAAACTCGGTAAGTATGCCAATTGCAAATTCTATATCTAAACGGGTACTGTGTTTACCGCTTTATCCAGAGTTGGATGAAGCTATATTAACTAAAATAATAACAACTATTCAATCTATTACACTATGA